From the Prochlorococcus marinus str. AS9601 genome, the window TCAAGGATTATATAAACAATTGGTAGAAGTTTTGAAACAACAGGGAGTTTCCCCCATGAGAGTTGTTGGTCAGCAATTTGACCCAAGCTTGCATGAAGCTGTATTAAGAGAGCCTAGTGAAAAGTTTGAAGAAGATTTTATAATTGAAGAATTGCAGCGAGGATATCATCTTGAAGGTAAGGTTTTGAGACATGCTTTGGTAAAAGTTTCTATGGGACCTGGAAAACAAAATTCACAAGAGGAAGTAGAAAAGGATAAAGTTGAAGGGGATATTGATTCAGAGGAAAATACTTCTGAAGATGTATAAATTCCAAATTTTTACTTAAGCATTATCTAATGGCTGATTTCTATCAAATACTTGGAGTTTCAAGAGATGCTGATGCAGATACCTTAAAAAAGGCTTATAGAAAATTAGCAAGACAATACCATCCTGATGTTAATAAAGAACCTGGTGCGGAAGATAAATTTAAAGAAATTGGTAAGGCTTACGAAGCATTAGCTGACCCTGAAACTAGAGCCAGGTATGACCAATTTGGAGAGGCTGGCCTTGGAGGCGCAGCTGGGATGCCTGATATGGGAGACATGGGTGGATTTGCTGATCTATTTGAAACTTTTTTTAATGGATTTGGGGGGCAAAATCCACAGGGTGGAAGAACACAAAGAAGAGGTCCTCAACAAGGAGATGATCTAAGGTATGACCTTAATGTTGAATTTAAAGATGCAATTTTTGGTCAACAAAGAGAAATTAAAATTCCTCATCTGGAAACATGTGAAGTCTGTAGGGGAACGGGTGCAAAACAAGGAACCGGACCCAAAACTTGCTCAACATGTGGTGGAAGTGGACAAGTTAGAAGAGCTACAAGAACACCTTTTGGTAATTTCACACAAGTAGCTGAATGTCCCTCATGTAATGGGGCTGGTCAGATAATTGCAGATCCATGTGTAAATTGCGGCGGTAATGGAGTGAAGCAAGTCAGAAAAAAATTAAGAATTAATATACCTGCAGGAGTTGATACCGGTACTAAATTAAGAGTTTCCGGTGAGGGAAATGTTGGTTTAAAAGGGGGCCCACCTGGAGATCTTTATGTCTTTATAAAGGTTAAGAATGATTCAAAACTTAAAAGAGATGGTGTAACTATTTACTCAGAAATAGCAGTGAGTTATTTACAGGCTATCTTAGGCGACACGGTTAAAATTACTACGGTTGATGGAGAAGTTAATTTAAAAATTCCAAGTGGTACGCAGCCAAATACAACTCTTTCACTTGAGAATAAAGGGGTACCTAGGCTTGGTAATCCAGTTGCGAGAGGAAACCATGAAGTCTTAGTAAAAGTAAAATTACCAACTCGTATAACAGATGGAGAACGAGAGCTTTTGGAGGGTTTAGCTTCTCAATATTCAGATAAAAATATTAATTCCACTAGTGGACTTTTTAGTAAATT encodes:
- the dnaJ gene encoding molecular chaperone DnaJ, coding for MADFYQILGVSRDADADTLKKAYRKLARQYHPDVNKEPGAEDKFKEIGKAYEALADPETRARYDQFGEAGLGGAAGMPDMGDMGGFADLFETFFNGFGGQNPQGGRTQRRGPQQGDDLRYDLNVEFKDAIFGQQREIKIPHLETCEVCRGTGAKQGTGPKTCSTCGGSGQVRRATRTPFGNFTQVAECPSCNGAGQIIADPCVNCGGNGVKQVRKKLRINIPAGVDTGTKLRVSGEGNVGLKGGPPGDLYVFIKVKNDSKLKRDGVTIYSEIAVSYLQAILGDTVKITTVDGEVNLKIPSGTQPNTTLSLENKGVPRLGNPVARGNHEVLVKVKLPTRITDGERELLEGLASQYSDKNINSTSGLFSKLFGKDS